One Streptomyces mobaraensis NBRC 13819 = DSM 40847 DNA segment encodes these proteins:
- a CDS encoding non-ribosomal peptide synthetase → MTSTPRGLAQSVLDRARRTPSAPAVAEGDRILDYAGLDAGSAAVARALRAHGVRPGQAVAVALPRSARLVRVMLGVLRLGAVVVPLDAQSPAGRQRHIFADSGAAVVVHDGTPPAGAGEGVTALEAAALEAGPVADGPVADELMADPSGTAFVFYTSGTTGLPKGVEVPGAGILRLARPGWLRPGGPKRHAWLANPAFDALNFEVWVPLLTGGCCVVLDDATVQSPELLAAALRDARIDTLFVTAALFNAVVDTVPDCFAGVGEVLIGGEKLTARVIRDWYRANPRTSTTLYNAYGPTECTTFALTYPIPRDFDGDAVPIGRPLPGTGALAVVGDRPAAPGELAELLLSGEGLADGYRNRPEETARAFVRLPWHDGGRERHYRSGDLVRLDDDGLVTYVGRVDRQVKVRGFRIEPGELEQRITAHPAVRRAHVCARPDAAGVLELLAFVVPDEGLSYEEFDRHLTAALPPYMRPHHLYRVPALPRNANGKVDEAALLAHDGRPWRPGRTPGGGDVTPWQREVLDLAEEVLGVTGLRPGDRWIASGGDSLKALRLRFEARRRWGCEPPRAAVVGGDFASLAAALAALRDGEPAAYPPVPAPADARTAPATSEQQRLWLLQQREPDSRAYHVGMAFRLDGAVDTGALREALRRLVVRHPALRTAFVPAAEGLRQEVGAPYDPWTTGADAGDEARHRFLTAPFDLARPEMFHARWLPEGDGGTLLLRLHHIAIDGWSLNVLFEEVSAAYAALVSGAEPDEPAAVPTPLDFAGWQAAWCATPGYAEQRAALRERLAGVEEAEPALPSLPRPAEPGRLLCTTLDAERRAVLDRLCADLGLTRFQLLLGVYAWSLYGVAGRTRPRLAGPVANRPVREFADSVGMFANTLPLPVEVAPRESLRGQLLRQGELVREVLERQDVAFADVLADRPSRLDGPPFDFLFVLENTDFSALSLPGVVTRPVWHAPADAKCPMTLSVVERGDGLDCLWEYAADHFTADEVAAMDDLFRRGLDALAEGGDTTPAELVAGYRRSLPEPGRGPVAEPAFTTVAEGFARQARRTPEATAVVTPDGREIRYAELASYAAGLALELRDRHPLPPAYRPASVALYLEASAEHVVALLALARLGVTAVPLDPAYPPELLRQVLDQAAPLCVLVPPGGAPALDAIAPEGLPRHPVVLSAAPDGTNLPENPGRRPLYTLFTSGSTGRPKGVQVPDATLCNLLRWQETDGGLAGPAVTQQFSMLSFDVSFQEVFTTLTGGGRLHLVRPGWRRDAPALLEQLETAGVERLFLPYVALQLLAEHGVRLGRFPSRLREVVTAGEQLLCTDAIRGWFAGLPDARLFNHYGPTETHVVSGLCLDGDPAGWPSRPAIGRPVAGAVLRVVDAEGEPVPPGCPGSLLIGGPMAAPCYPGDDDLNAARFTELPGEGLFYRSGDRAAFDRQGLLHYLGREDRQVKLSGHRLELGQVEAALLRHPAVVNAVVAQDGGRLVASFECHGEPPAADELTAHLAGLLPSHVRVDRFRVVEALPLTPSGKLDRRRALAVPGTDLRPGRGSGPAPSPLEARLSGLLEEVLGRAVDPDERFFDAGASSLDLMRFHLRCTGEPGLRFTIPDLFEHVSVRRLARFLEEGAAPGAPAVAEDRPAADEPVAVVGMAVRLPGADDLAAFWDLVREGRRGIERFDAADGLVGARSQLTGPLDFDPEHFGISRQEARLMDPQQRHLLMASVQALAHAGIAGDTAARRTGIVAGCGENTYFQSLLRDADPAALPDAFRLAQHHDKDFLTTKVAYHLGLTGPAFTVQAACSSSLLAVHVAAGLLRQGDAEVMLAGGVLVDPTLTGGYRYQPQHIFSPDGHCRPFSDDAAGTVGASGVGVVVLKPLRLARRDGDTVYAVVTGSAVNNDGADKMSYSAPSLAGQREVIRTALRRSGRTAADLGYVEAHGTGTRLGDPVEVGALRQAYGLEEPGRCALSSVKSQLGHLGAAAGVVGLVRAALAVHHGVVPPTVDFRRLNPRIADERLPFRIPTAAEPWPADRPRVAAVSSFGIGGTNTHVVLEAGEPAAPEATGPAVPVLPLSSGSEAGLRADAARIADYLEARPEAYGRVLRHLQSGRPARRWRAAAVCADAAEAVTWLRTVNGDTAGATDGTTASPDGTTASPDGTTASPDGTTASPDGTTVGAQGGPAGDTQGEPAGDPTAAWRAGTNADALPAGEPATAWQAGTAVDTQNLPADEPAVARRTGTGLDAQVLSPADLVAAWRAGADVRWPEGSAQAPWDFPPPAFDLARYEVERVAAPTREPSWPERLPEAEWLRQPHWVRRHHAGTDPAARVAGMLVVLTDGPLPEGALRPFEAAFERVAHVRAAASFARVGADRYEADPADPGSLRQLFDALGAAGADTVDWLHALPLAVEGPVGEEALERARWACLDTPAALLRAAADLPAGTRLRPWWLSYGAHPVEGPVTRPELGLLAGASEVVPQECGVDGRWLDLPGRDPADWAALPALLAEADEADPAAELPRRLALRQGYWWRQALLPVPAPAPVAAPARPVGPGTYLVLGGTGGIGRSVAARLLEHAGCRVVLLARHAELPEELAPWADRVDLLEADLATEAPEAVLDRLATRVDGVVHAAGVAAGGLLLRRDAAAARAASAAKLRGALLVERLIERDRPAFAVYCSSMAAQLGGVGQFDYAAANGLLDGFARYQGDGSTLRIGVGWDVWSETGMALDALHADARHQAHLAVGLTVKEGQRLFADALRLRLPQLLVSTTDPEEARVFYAPPPGAGRPATAEARPAPAAAERLAEWLRRSLGVDELDPEASLYDHGADSLTLLDLIGTVEEEYGVELELSRLSHRVSLAEVLAHLAEATGASGHACDEVPLDVWQEGTGGDVLCLVHPVGGDVRAYRELVSALDPRLTVCLISDPGLRGAEAPAWTVAERADRYRAALRRRFPRDAWRWRLAGWSFGAWVAQAMAAGEEASDGPVAELYLLDPPPPGAGKDVPGYDEGQLERLFARELAEAGSGAPAGPEARAYAERLARCCRANLAGMAGHEPPPLPATPVRLWLAERAEAGLPSRVPAAEQRRLWAGRLPLLAEARCLDTTHYGIVRPPHVAAVAEAVNAACVPAPEATARA, encoded by the coding sequence CTCGACTACGCCGGACTCGACGCCGGTTCCGCCGCCGTCGCCCGCGCCCTGCGCGCCCATGGCGTGCGGCCTGGACAGGCGGTGGCCGTGGCGCTGCCGCGCTCGGCGCGCCTGGTCCGGGTGATGCTCGGCGTGCTGCGGCTGGGCGCGGTGGTGGTCCCGCTGGACGCGCAGAGCCCGGCCGGCCGGCAGCGGCACATCTTCGCCGACTCGGGTGCCGCCGTGGTGGTGCACGACGGGACGCCGCCCGCCGGCGCGGGCGAGGGCGTCACCGCGCTGGAGGCGGCGGCCCTGGAAGCCGGTCCGGTGGCGGACGGGCCGGTGGCGGACGAGCTGATGGCCGACCCGTCCGGCACGGCGTTCGTCTTCTACACCTCGGGCACCACCGGCCTCCCCAAGGGCGTCGAGGTGCCGGGCGCCGGGATCCTGCGGCTGGCCCGGCCGGGCTGGCTGCGGCCCGGCGGCCCGAAGCGGCACGCCTGGCTGGCCAACCCGGCGTTCGACGCCCTCAACTTCGAGGTGTGGGTGCCGCTGCTGACCGGCGGCTGCTGCGTGGTGCTCGACGACGCGACGGTGCAGTCCCCCGAGCTGCTGGCCGCCGCGCTGCGCGACGCCCGGATCGACACCCTGTTCGTCACGGCGGCCCTGTTCAACGCCGTGGTCGACACCGTCCCCGACTGCTTCGCCGGGGTCGGCGAGGTGCTGATCGGCGGCGAGAAGCTCACCGCCCGCGTCATCCGCGACTGGTACCGCGCCAACCCCCGTACCAGCACCACGCTGTACAACGCGTACGGCCCGACGGAGTGCACGACGTTCGCGCTGACGTATCCGATCCCGCGCGACTTCGACGGCGACGCGGTGCCGATCGGGCGCCCGCTGCCGGGCACCGGCGCGCTGGCCGTGGTGGGCGACCGCCCGGCCGCCCCCGGCGAGCTGGCCGAACTCCTGCTCTCCGGCGAGGGGTTGGCGGACGGCTACCGCAACCGCCCCGAGGAGACCGCCCGCGCCTTCGTCCGACTGCCGTGGCACGACGGCGGCCGGGAGCGCCACTACCGCAGCGGTGACCTCGTACGGCTGGACGACGACGGGCTGGTCACCTACGTCGGCCGGGTGGACCGGCAGGTGAAGGTGCGGGGCTTCCGCATCGAGCCCGGCGAGCTGGAGCAGCGGATCACGGCCCATCCGGCCGTCCGCCGGGCGCACGTCTGCGCCCGGCCCGACGCGGCCGGCGTGCTGGAGCTGCTGGCGTTCGTGGTGCCGGACGAGGGGCTGTCGTACGAGGAGTTCGACCGCCACCTGACCGCGGCCCTGCCGCCGTACATGCGCCCGCACCACCTGTACCGGGTGCCGGCCCTGCCGCGGAACGCCAACGGCAAGGTCGACGAGGCCGCGCTGCTGGCCCACGACGGGCGGCCGTGGCGCCCCGGGCGGACGCCGGGCGGCGGGGACGTCACCCCGTGGCAGCGCGAGGTGCTGGACCTGGCCGAGGAGGTGCTGGGCGTCACCGGCCTGCGCCCCGGCGACCGCTGGATCGCGAGTGGCGGCGACTCGCTCAAGGCGCTGCGGCTGCGCTTCGAGGCGCGCCGCCGCTGGGGCTGCGAGCCGCCGCGCGCGGCCGTGGTCGGCGGGGACTTCGCGTCCCTCGCCGCCGCCCTCGCCGCCCTGCGCGACGGCGAACCGGCCGCGTACCCGCCGGTGCCCGCCCCGGCGGACGCCCGTACGGCGCCCGCGACATCGGAACAGCAACGGCTGTGGCTGCTCCAGCAGCGGGAACCGGACTCCCGCGCGTACCACGTGGGCATGGCCTTCCGGCTGGACGGCGCCGTGGACACCGGCGCGCTGCGCGAGGCGCTGCGCCGGCTGGTGGTCCGCCATCCGGCGCTGCGCACGGCGTTCGTCCCCGCGGCCGAGGGGCTGCGGCAGGAGGTCGGCGCGCCCTACGACCCGTGGACGACCGGCGCGGACGCCGGGGACGAGGCGCGGCACCGGTTCCTCACCGCTCCGTTCGACCTGGCGCGGCCCGAGATGTTCCACGCCCGCTGGCTGCCGGAGGGCGACGGCGGGACGCTGCTGCTGCGGCTGCACCACATCGCGATCGACGGCTGGTCGCTGAACGTGCTGTTCGAGGAGGTGTCCGCGGCGTACGCGGCCCTGGTGTCCGGCGCGGAGCCGGACGAACCGGCCGCCGTGCCGACGCCGCTGGACTTCGCCGGCTGGCAGGCGGCGTGGTGCGCCACGCCGGGCTACGCCGAGCAGCGGGCGGCGCTGCGCGAGCGCCTGGCCGGTGTCGAGGAGGCGGAGCCCGCGCTGCCGTCCCTCCCCCGGCCGGCGGAGCCCGGGCGGCTGCTGTGCACGACGCTGGACGCGGAGCGGCGGGCGGTGCTCGACCGGCTCTGCGCCGACCTCGGGCTCACCCGCTTCCAGCTGCTGCTGGGCGTGTACGCGTGGAGCCTGTACGGGGTGGCGGGCCGGACCCGGCCGCGGCTGGCGGGCCCGGTGGCCAACCGGCCGGTGCGGGAGTTCGCGGACAGCGTCGGCATGTTCGCCAACACCCTGCCGCTGCCCGTCGAGGTGGCGCCGCGCGAGAGCCTGCGCGGTCAGCTGCTGCGCCAGGGCGAGCTGGTGCGGGAGGTGCTGGAGCGGCAGGACGTGGCGTTCGCGGACGTCCTGGCCGACCGTCCGTCCCGCCTGGACGGGCCGCCGTTCGACTTCCTGTTCGTCCTGGAGAACACGGACTTCTCCGCTCTGTCCCTGCCCGGCGTCGTGACGCGTCCGGTGTGGCACGCGCCCGCGGACGCCAAGTGCCCGATGACCCTGTCCGTCGTGGAGCGCGGCGACGGCCTGGACTGCCTGTGGGAGTACGCGGCCGACCACTTCACGGCCGACGAGGTCGCGGCCATGGACGACCTCTTCCGGCGGGGCCTGGACGCGCTCGCCGAGGGCGGCGACACGACCCCGGCCGAACTCGTGGCCGGCTACCGGCGGAGCCTGCCGGAGCCCGGGCGCGGTCCCGTGGCCGAGCCCGCGTTCACCACGGTGGCCGAGGGCTTCGCCCGCCAGGCGCGCCGCACCCCGGAGGCGACGGCGGTGGTGACACCGGACGGCCGGGAGATCCGCTACGCCGAACTCGCCTCGTACGCGGCCGGGTTGGCCCTGGAGCTGCGGGACCGGCACCCGCTGCCGCCCGCCTACCGGCCGGCGAGCGTCGCCCTGTACCTGGAAGCGTCGGCCGAGCACGTGGTGGCGCTCCTCGCGCTGGCCCGGCTCGGGGTGACCGCCGTCCCGCTGGACCCGGCGTACCCGCCGGAGCTGCTGCGGCAGGTGCTGGACCAGGCGGCGCCGCTGTGCGTGCTGGTCCCGCCGGGCGGCGCGCCCGCGCTCGACGCCATCGCCCCGGAGGGGCTGCCGCGCCACCCCGTGGTGCTGTCGGCGGCGCCGGACGGCACGAATCTACCGGAGAACCCGGGCAGGCGCCCGCTGTACACCCTCTTCACCTCCGGCTCCACGGGCCGGCCCAAGGGCGTCCAGGTGCCCGACGCGACGCTGTGCAACCTGCTGCGCTGGCAGGAGACGGACGGCGGGCTCGCGGGGCCCGCGGTGACCCAGCAGTTCTCGATGCTGTCGTTCGACGTGTCGTTCCAGGAGGTCTTCACCACGCTGACCGGCGGCGGCCGGCTGCACCTGGTCAGACCCGGCTGGCGGCGTGACGCGCCCGCGCTGCTGGAGCAGTTGGAGACGGCCGGCGTCGAGCGCCTCTTCCTGCCGTACGTGGCCCTCCAGTTGCTCGCCGAGCACGGGGTGCGGCTGGGCCGCTTCCCGTCCCGGCTGCGCGAAGTGGTCACGGCGGGCGAGCAGTTGCTGTGCACCGACGCCATCCGCGGCTGGTTCGCGGGGCTGCCGGATGCCCGGCTGTTCAACCACTACGGGCCGACCGAGACGCATGTCGTCAGCGGACTGTGCCTGGACGGCGACCCGGCCGGCTGGCCGTCCCGCCCGGCGATCGGCCGCCCGGTGGCGGGCGCCGTGCTGCGGGTGGTGGACGCGGAGGGCGAGCCCGTGCCGCCGGGCTGCCCGGGCAGCCTGCTGATCGGCGGCCCGATGGCCGCGCCCTGCTACCCGGGCGACGACGACCTCAACGCCGCGCGGTTCACCGAACTGCCCGGGGAGGGGCTGTTCTACCGCAGCGGCGACCGGGCGGCCTTCGACCGGCAGGGCCTGCTGCACTACCTGGGCCGCGAGGACCGGCAAGTGAAGCTGAGCGGCCACCGGTTGGAGCTGGGGCAGGTGGAGGCGGCGCTGCTGCGCCACCCGGCCGTCGTCAACGCGGTCGTGGCGCAGGACGGCGGGCGCCTGGTGGCGTCCTTCGAGTGCCACGGCGAGCCGCCGGCCGCCGACGAGCTGACGGCCCATCTGGCCGGGCTGCTGCCCTCGCACGTGCGGGTGGACCGCTTCCGCGTCGTGGAGGCGCTGCCGCTGACGCCGAGCGGCAAGCTGGACCGCCGACGCGCCCTGGCGGTCCCGGGGACGGACCTGCGGCCGGGACGTGGCTCCGGACCGGCGCCGTCGCCGCTGGAGGCGCGGCTCTCGGGGCTGCTGGAGGAGGTGCTGGGCCGTGCCGTCGATCCCGACGAGCGGTTCTTCGACGCCGGGGCGTCCAGTCTCGACCTGATGCGCTTTCATCTGCGCTGCACCGGCGAACCCGGGCTGCGGTTCACGATCCCCGACCTGTTCGAGCACGTCTCCGTCCGGCGGTTGGCCCGCTTCCTGGAAGAGGGCGCGGCGCCGGGTGCCCCCGCCGTCGCGGAGGACCGTCCCGCCGCCGACGAGCCGGTCGCCGTCGTCGGCATGGCCGTCCGGCTGCCCGGCGCGGACGACCTGGCCGCCTTCTGGGACCTGGTCCGCGAGGGCCGGCGCGGCATCGAACGGTTCGACGCGGCCGACGGACTGGTGGGCGCTCGCAGCCAGTTGACGGGCCCGCTGGACTTCGACCCGGAGCACTTCGGTATCAGCCGCCAGGAGGCGCGGCTGATGGATCCGCAGCAGCGCCACTTGCTGATGGCGTCGGTACAGGCGCTGGCCCATGCCGGGATCGCCGGCGATACGGCGGCGCGGCGGACCGGCATCGTCGCCGGCTGCGGTGAGAACACCTACTTCCAGTCCCTGCTGCGGGACGCCGACCCGGCCGCGCTGCCGGACGCGTTCCGGCTGGCCCAGCACCACGACAAGGACTTCCTCACCACCAAGGTCGCCTACCACCTGGGGCTGACCGGCCCGGCGTTCACCGTGCAGGCCGCCTGCTCCAGTTCGCTGCTCGCGGTGCACGTCGCCGCCGGGCTGCTACGGCAGGGGGACGCGGAGGTGATGCTGGCCGGCGGCGTCCTCGTCGACCCGACGCTGACCGGCGGCTACCGCTACCAGCCGCAGCACATCTTCTCCCCCGACGGCCACTGCCGCCCCTTCAGCGACGACGCCGCCGGGACGGTCGGCGCCAGCGGTGTCGGCGTGGTGGTGCTCAAGCCGCTGCGGCTGGCCCGGCGGGACGGCGACACCGTGTACGCGGTGGTCACCGGCTCGGCCGTGAACAACGACGGCGCGGACAAGATGAGTTACAGCGCGCCCTCGCTCGCCGGGCAGCGCGAGGTGATCCGCACCGCCCTGCGGCGCAGCGGCCGGACCGCCGCCGACCTCGGCTACGTCGAGGCGCACGGCACCGGCACCCGGCTCGGCGACCCGGTCGAGGTGGGCGCGCTGCGGCAGGCGTACGGCCTGGAGGAGCCGGGCCGGTGCGCGCTGTCGTCGGTGAAGAGCCAGCTGGGGCACCTGGGGGCGGCCGCGGGCGTCGTCGGGCTGGTCCGCGCGGCGCTGGCGGTGCACCACGGCGTCGTCCCGCCGACCGTCGACTTCCGGCGGCTCAACCCGCGGATCGCCGACGAGCGGCTGCCGTTCCGGATCCCGACGGCGGCGGAACCCTGGCCCGCGGACCGGCCGCGGGTCGCGGCGGTCAGCAGCTTCGGCATCGGCGGCACCAACACCCACGTCGTTCTGGAGGCCGGCGAACCGGCCGCCCCCGAAGCGACCGGACCGGCCGTGCCCGTCCTGCCGCTGTCCAGCGGCAGCGAGGCCGGCCTGCGCGCCGACGCGGCCCGGATCGCCGACTACCTGGAGGCGCGCCCGGAGGCGTACGGCCGGGTGCTGCGACACCTCCAGTCCGGGCGCCCGGCCCGCCGATGGCGAGCGGCGGCGGTGTGCGCCGACGCGGCGGAGGCGGTGACCTGGCTGCGGACGGTCAACGGCGACACGGCCGGGGCGACGGACGGCACGACCGCGTCGCCGGACGGCACGACCGCATCGCCGGACGGCACGACCGCGTCGCCGGACGGCACGACCGCGTCGCCGGACGGCACGACCGTCGGCGCGCAGGGCGGGCCGGCCGGCGACACGCAAGGCGAGCCGGCCGGCGACCCGACAGCCGCGTGGCGAGCCGGCACGAACGCCGACGCCCTGCCGGCCGGCGAACCGGCGACCGCGTGGCAGGCCGGCACGGCCGTCGACACCCAGAACCTCCCGGCCGACGAGCCCGCGGTCGCACGGCGGACCGGCACGGGCCTCGACGCCCAAGTCCTGTCGCCCGCCGACCTGGTGGCCGCGTGGCGGGCCGGTGCGGACGTTCGCTGGCCGGAGGGGTCGGCGCAGGCGCCGTGGGACTTTCCGCCGCCCGCTTTCGACCTGGCCCGCTACGAGGTCGAGCGGGTGGCGGCTCCCACCCGGGAGCCCTCCTGGCCCGAGCGGCTGCCGGAGGCCGAGTGGCTGCGCCAGCCGCACTGGGTGCGGCGGCACCACGCGGGCACGGACCCGGCGGCCCGGGTCGCCGGCATGCTCGTCGTCCTGACGGACGGCCCGCTGCCGGAGGGCGCGCTGCGCCCGTTCGAGGCGGCGTTCGAGCGGGTGGCGCACGTCCGGGCCGCGGCGTCCTTCGCCCGCGTCGGCGCGGACCGGTACGAGGCCGACCCGGCCGACCCCGGGTCGCTGCGGCAGCTGTTCGACGCGCTGGGCGCCGCCGGGGCGGACACGGTCGACTGGCTGCACGCGCTGCCGCTCGCCGTCGAGGGCCCGGTCGGCGAGGAGGCGCTGGAGCGCGCCCGTTGGGCGTGTCTCGACACGCCCGCCGCGCTGCTGCGGGCCGCCGCGGACCTGCCCGCCGGGACGCGGCTGCGCCCGTGGTGGCTGTCGTACGGCGCCCATCCGGTCGAGGGTCCGGTCACCCGCCCCGAACTCGGGCTGCTGGCGGGCGCGTCGGAGGTGGTGCCGCAGGAGTGCGGCGTGGACGGCCGCTGGCTGGACCTGCCGGGCCGCGACCCGGCCGACTGGGCCGCGCTGCCCGCCCTGCTGGCCGAGGCGGACGAGGCGGACCCGGCTGCGGAGCTGCCACGCCGGCTGGCGCTGCGGCAGGGCTACTGGTGGCGGCAGGCGCTGCTGCCGGTGCCCGCGCCCGCCCCGGTGGCGGCGCCGGCACGGCCGGTGGGCCCGGGCACGTACCTGGTGCTCGGCGGGACGGGCGGCATCGGCCGCAGCGTCGCCGCCCGGCTGCTGGAGCACGCCGGCTGCCGGGTCGTGCTGCTCGCCCGCCACGCCGAGCTCCCGGAGGAGCTGGCGCCCTGGGCCGACCGCGTCGACCTGCTGGAGGCGGACCTCGCGACGGAGGCGCCGGAGGCGGTCCTCGACCGGCTCGCCACCCGTGTCGACGGCGTGGTGCACGCGGCGGGCGTGGCCGCGGGCGGCCTGCTGCTGCGGCGCGACGCCGCCGCGGCGCGGGCGGCCTCGGCGGCCAAGCTGCGCGGCGCGCTCCTGGTGGAGCGGCTGATCGAGCGCGACCGGCCCGCGTTCGCCGTCTACTGCTCGTCGATGGCGGCGCAGCTCGGCGGGGTCGGCCAGTTCGACTACGCCGCCGCGAACGGCCTGCTGGACGGCTTCGCCCGGTACCAGGGGGACGGGAGCACACTGCGGATCGGCGTCGGCTGGGACGTGTGGAGCGAGACCGGCATGGCGCTGGACGCGCTGCACGCCGACGCCCGCCACCAGGCACACCTCGCGGTGGGACTGACGGTGAAGGAGGGGCAGCGGCTGTTCGCCGACGCGCTGCGGCTGCGCCTGCCCCAGCTCCTGGTGTCCACCACGGACCCCGAGGAGGCGCGCGTCTTCTACGCGCCGCCGCCCGGTGCCGGCCGGCCCGCGACCGCCGAGGCGCGCCCCGCGCCGGCGGCGGCCGAGCGGCTCGCCGAGTGGCTCCGCCGCTCCCTGGGCGTCGACGAGCTCGACCCGGAGGCGTCCCTGTACGACCACGGCGCCGACTCCCTCACCCTCCTCGACCTCATCGGCACGGTCGAGGAGGAGTACGGCGTCGAGCTCGAACTGTCGCGGCTGAGCCACCGGGTGAGCCTGGCGGAGGTGCTGGCGCACCTCGCGGAGGCCACCGGCGCTTCCGGTCACGCCTGCGACGAGGTGCCGCTGGACGTCTGGCAGGAGGGCACGGGCGGCGACGTGCTGTGCCTGGTGCACCCGGTCGGCGGCGACGTGCGGGCGTACCGCGAGCTGGTGTCGGCCCTCGACCCCCGGCTGACGGTCTGCCTGATCAGCGATCCGGGCCTGCGCGGCGCGGAGGCCCCGGCCTGGACGGTCGCCGAGCGCGCGGACCGCTACCGCGCGGCGCTGCGCCGGCGCTTCCCCCGGGACGCCTGGCGCTGGCGGCTGGCCGGCTGGTCGTTCGGCGCGTGGGTGGCCCAGGCGATGGCGGCCGGGGAGGAGGCGTCCGACGGGCCGGTCGCGGAGCTGTACCTGCTGGACCCGCCGCCGCCCGGCGCCGGGAAGGACGTACCGGGCTACGACGAGGGCCAGTTGGAGCGGCTGTTCGCCCGGGAGCTGGCCGAGGCCGGTTCCGGCGCCCCTGCGGGTCCGGAGGCCCGGGCGTACGCCGAGCGGCTGGCGCGCTGCTGCCGCGCCAACCTGGCGGGCATGGCGGGCCACGAACCGCCGCCGCTGCCCGCGACGCCCGTCCGGCTGTGGCTCGCGGAGCGGGCGGAGGCCGGGCTGCCCTCCCGGGTGCCGGCGGCGGAGCAACGGCGGCTCTGGGCCGGGCGGTTGCCGCTGCTGGCGGAGGCGCGGTGCCTGGACACCACGCACTACGGCATCGTCCGGCCGCCGCACGTGGCGGCGGTCGCCGAGGCCGTCAACGCGGCGTGCGTCCCCGCGCCGGAGGCGACCGCCCGTGCCTGA